Proteins encoded together in one Cyanobacteriota bacterium window:
- a CDS encoding HesA/MoeB/ThiF family protein, producing MQTLTPTERERYRRQIMLPGFGEEAQQRLKNSTVLVTGVGGLGGTAALYLAVAGVGRLILLRGGELRLDDMNRQILMTHDWVGKPRVFKAKATLEAINPDVHIDAICEYVTEGNVDALVQQADVVLDCAHNFTERNLLNAACVRWSKPMVEAAMNDMEAYLTTIVPGLTPCLSCIFPEKPEWDKRGFGVLGAVSGTLACLTALEAIKLITGLGTPLLSQLLTMDLSRAEFSKRRPYHDPTCAVCGTKSQRLVVANPSLPQNMSYATL from the coding sequence GTGCAAACACTGACTCCTACTGAACGAGAACGCTATCGCCGCCAAATCATGCTGCCAGGATTTGGTGAAGAAGCCCAACAGCGACTGAAAAACTCCACCGTACTGGTGACAGGAGTTGGTGGCCTAGGAGGAACTGCGGCCCTCTATCTAGCAGTCGCTGGAGTAGGGCGGTTAATTCTCTTGCGGGGTGGGGAATTGCGCTTAGATGATATGAATCGCCAGATTCTCATGACCCACGACTGGGTAGGCAAACCCCGTGTCTTCAAGGCTAAGGCGACCCTAGAGGCCATTAATCCTGATGTGCACATCGATGCCATCTGTGAATATGTGACAGAGGGTAATGTTGATGCCCTGGTTCAACAAGCGGATGTTGTCCTTGACTGTGCCCATAACTTCACTGAGCGTAATCTGCTGAATGCTGCCTGTGTGCGCTGGAGTAAACCAATGGTAGAGGCGGCCATGAATGATATGGAGGCATATCTAACGACGATCGTCCCTGGTTTAACCCCCTGTCTCTCTTGCATCTTCCCCGAAAAACCAGAATGGGATAAACGCGGCTTTGGGGTGTTAGGCGCTGTCTCAGGCACTCTTGCCTGTTTGACTGCCTTGGAAGCCATCAAACTGATAACTGGCTTAGGTACCCCTCTATTATCACAACTGTTGACCATGGATCTTAGCCGTGCTGAGTTTTCCAAACGCCGTCCCTATCACGACCCCACCTGTGCCGTGTGTGGCACCAAAAGCCAACGCTTAGTAGTAGCCAACCCTTCCTTACCACAAAACATGTCCTATGCAACTCTCTAG
- a CDS encoding CBS domain-containing protein encodes MKAQDIMTQEVATIRGSATVAEAVKLMKLKNLRSLVVENRYDEDAYGLVTEDDIAKKVVAYGKDPNQVKVCEVMTKPCVVVNPDLAVEYVARLFALTGVDRAPVIRGDLLGIISVTDILFKSDFLTNPRLAVLDRALAEARTAAQAIADAQGTDSEAFISAWEKVEELEAEATHLRSGIAASPTPLQTGCLPNATETVAV; translated from the coding sequence ATGAAAGCTCAAGACATTATGACCCAAGAAGTGGCTACCATTCGTGGATCTGCTACAGTTGCAGAGGCTGTGAAACTGATGAAACTGAAGAATCTACGATCGCTCGTTGTAGAGAATCGCTACGACGAAGATGCCTACGGTCTGGTAACTGAGGATGACATTGCCAAGAAGGTAGTTGCTTATGGCAAAGACCCCAACCAAGTCAAGGTCTGCGAAGTCATGACCAAGCCCTGTGTGGTCGTCAACCCAGATTTGGCAGTAGAATACGTTGCTCGGCTATTTGCCCTCACAGGTGTCGATCGCGCCCCAGTCATTCGTGGTGACTTGCTGGGCATCATTTCAGTTACTGATATTCTGTTCAAGAGCGACTTTTTGACCAACCCTCGCCTAGCCGTGTTAGATCGGGCGTTGGCAGAGGCAAGAACCGCTGCTCAGGCGATCGCTGATGCCCAAGGCACAGACTCCGAAGCTTTTATATCAGCATGGGAAAAGGTTGAAGAGCTAGAAGCAGAGGCAACCCACCTGCGCTCTGGCATTGCCGCTAGTCCTACACCCTTGCAAACGGGCTGCTTGCCCAATGCCACCGAAACTGTAGCTGTGTAG
- a CDS encoding class I SAM-dependent methyltransferase, with the protein MTASTSSLPSSPVNRHVNGHNWVAYYQAVEGRPPRETLLKALAAFDAESVPERSRFAVDLGCGDGRDTVELLRRGWHVLAIDAEPKAFERLLSRSGLRRDLLQTQQMRFEVLTLPPAVDLINASFCLTFCPPANFPHLWQTIITALKPGGRFCGQLFGDRDSWIIYPNRTHHTRLEVESLLRPFEVEWLDEEEHPGVTAIGEEKHWHLFHIVARKR; encoded by the coding sequence ATGACTGCCTCTACCTCCTCCTTGCCCTCCTCCCCTGTCAATAGGCATGTCAATGGGCACAACTGGGTGGCCTACTACCAAGCCGTGGAAGGTCGCCCACCCCGTGAAACCCTGCTAAAAGCCTTGGCAGCCTTTGATGCAGAATCCGTACCAGAGCGATCGCGCTTCGCAGTGGATCTTGGCTGTGGAGATGGACGCGATACCGTAGAACTATTGCGCCGAGGCTGGCATGTATTAGCCATTGATGCAGAACCTAAGGCATTTGAGCGCCTGCTCAGTCGTTCTGGGTTGCGCCGTGATCTGCTGCAAACCCAGCAAATGCGCTTTGAGGTGTTAACCTTGCCGCCAGCCGTAGATTTGATCAATGCCAGCTTTTGCCTGACCTTTTGCCCACCTGCTAATTTTCCCCACCTTTGGCAGACCATTATCACTGCCCTCAAACCCGGTGGACGCTTCTGCGGACAGCTATTTGGCGATCGCGACTCTTGGATCATTTATCCCAACCGTACCCACCACACGCGCCTAGAGGTAGAATCCCTACTACGCCCCTTCGAGGTGGAATGGCTGGATGAAGAAGAGCACCCTGGCGTGACCGCGATCGGAGAAGAAAAACACTGGCATCTGTTTCACATCGTTGCCCGTAAACGCTGA
- a CDS encoding 2Fe-2S iron-sulfur cluster-binding protein, producing the protein MATFQVRLLNKKRQIDITIPVDETTSILKAAEEHGVELPCSCQSGSCSSCVGKVVEGELDQSEQVFLDDEQLAKGFALLCVAYPRTDCTIRTHQEAYLV; encoded by the coding sequence ATGGCAACGTTTCAAGTCCGGCTGCTGAACAAAAAACGGCAAATTGACATCACTATTCCTGTAGACGAGACCACTAGCATCCTTAAGGCAGCAGAAGAGCACGGAGTGGAGTTACCCTGTTCCTGTCAATCGGGGTCTTGTTCTAGCTGCGTAGGCAAGGTGGTTGAGGGTGAACTCGATCAGTCAGAGCAAGTATTTCTAGATGATGAGCAACTGGCTAAAGGGTTTGCGCTGCTCTGCGTAGCCTATCCCCGCACTGACTGCACTATCCGTACCCACCAAGAGGCTTATCTGGTCTAG
- a CDS encoding dinitrogenase iron-molybdenum cofactor biosynthesis protein yields MAEQPISNEAAFRIALAARCFPELSLAEFIEALMTYGGDTLDEAALSKITVTNLKTALGQTYELDEEEHGEDANASDIAAFKQAVRILWGELDDVDQLPTVEPYQDGDMPNSVRVAVASNNREMLDGHFGSCLRYLIYQVSADEIRLVDVRSALAADLSDDKNAFRVSLIRDCPVLYIVAIGGPAAGKVVQAGIYPIKKEAGGEARVMLKELQRAIATSPPPWLAKILGVSEGDRVKNYKGSTALV; encoded by the coding sequence ATGGCTGAACAACCCATTTCTAATGAGGCTGCCTTCAGGATTGCCCTTGCGGCACGCTGCTTTCCAGAGTTATCCCTAGCCGAGTTTATCGAAGCTCTGATGACCTATGGGGGCGATACGTTAGATGAGGCTGCTCTGAGCAAGATTACAGTCACCAACCTGAAAACAGCCCTAGGGCAAACCTACGAGCTAGATGAGGAGGAACATGGGGAAGATGCTAATGCCAGTGACATTGCAGCATTCAAGCAAGCCGTGAGAATTCTCTGGGGCGAATTGGATGACGTTGACCAGTTACCCACTGTCGAGCCTTATCAGGATGGAGACATGCCTAATTCAGTACGGGTGGCAGTGGCTTCTAACAATCGAGAGATGTTGGATGGTCATTTTGGCTCTTGTTTGCGGTACTTGATTTATCAAGTTTCTGCGGACGAGATTCGCTTGGTTGATGTTCGCTCTGCCCTAGCAGCAGATTTGTCTGACGATAAAAATGCATTCCGGGTTAGTTTGATTCGAGATTGTCCGGTGTTGTATATCGTTGCTATTGGTGGCCCTGCGGCAGGAAAGGTTGTGCAAGCAGGGATCTATCCCATCAAGAAGGAAGCAGGTGGTGAGGCTAGGGTAATGTTAAAGGAACTGCAACGGGCGATCGCGACCTCTCCTCCCCCCTGGTTAGCCAAAATTCTGGGTGTTAGCGAGGGCGATCGCGTCAAAAACTACAAAGGATCCACAGCGTTGGTATGA
- a CDS encoding ferrous iron transport protein A: MLTTRFSVKGASLELLRSHETGMIKYINTLCSATAQKLHQLGLSPGQLIVVEQRSPQFIVRVGNDRHVLDAAEVKAIYVRIIS, translated from the coding sequence ATGCTGACGACACGATTTTCTGTCAAGGGCGCATCGTTGGAATTGCTGCGATCCCACGAAACTGGCATGATTAAGTACATCAACACCCTATGTAGTGCTACTGCCCAAAAACTGCACCAGTTGGGACTATCACCAGGACAATTGATTGTTGTGGAACAACGCTCTCCCCAGTTCATTGTTCGTGTTGGTAACGATCGCCATGTCCTAGATGCCGCCGAAGTGAAGGCTATCTATGTCCGCATCATCAGCTAA
- a CDS encoding iron-sulfur cluster assembly accessory protein gives MTIILTERAEFRLRAFLQGSAGSSTEKGIRVGVSDGGCSGYEYKLDIVNGPRPDDLIEQQGRVRIYIDPKSAPLLQGVVIDFLEGLMESGFKFTNPNATDTCGCGKSFQAGDCTPTAVPCS, from the coding sequence ATGACCATTATCCTGACTGAAAGAGCTGAATTCCGCCTACGTGCCTTCTTGCAAGGTAGTGCAGGCAGTTCTACTGAAAAGGGCATCCGAGTTGGTGTGAGTGATGGTGGCTGTAGTGGCTATGAATATAAACTCGATATTGTCAATGGCCCCCGACCCGATGACCTAATTGAGCAACAAGGCCGTGTGCGCATTTACATTGACCCCAAAAGTGCTCCCCTGCTGCAAGGTGTCGTGATTGATTTTCTAGAAGGGCTAATGGAAAGCGGCTTTAAGTTTACGAATCCCAATGCGACTGACACCTGTGGCTGTGGCAAGTCTTTCCAGGCGGGAGATTGCACCCCCACCGCCGTACCATGCAGCTAG
- the fdxB gene encoding ferredoxin III, nif-specific — protein sequence MTTLTGLTFGGATWTPKFLQAIDITRCIGCGRCLKACGRGVMALRALNEDGEFVENEDDDEIERKVMTIANVQNCIGCEACARVCPKDCQTHVALVIS from the coding sequence ATGACCACATTAACCGGATTGACCTTTGGCGGCGCGACATGGACCCCCAAGTTTTTGCAAGCGATCGACATTACCCGTTGCATTGGTTGTGGCAGATGCCTCAAAGCTTGTGGACGTGGTGTCATGGCACTGCGGGCACTAAATGAAGATGGGGAGTTTGTGGAGAATGAAGATGATGACGAAATTGAACGCAAGGTCATGACGATCGCCAACGTTCAGAACTGTATTGGTTGTGAAGCCTGCGCGCGAGTATGTCCTAAAGATTGTCAAACCCATGTTGCTCTAGTGATTTCTTGA